A single window of Usitatibacter rugosus DNA harbors:
- a CDS encoding FHA domain-containing protein: MAKLIVSVDGQVLKEHVLNKERTLIGRKPHNDIQIDNLAISGEHAAIITILNDSFIEDLGSTNGTMVNGKPVKKHFLQNNDVVEIGKHKLKYFNDQPQAATAADFEKTMIIRNPAKIAPAPAPAPAPRDAAGDTSTGMKAFQQSDATRPVNPSVPPPAPPPAAQAQAPAAPAAAPATPLREAAIQVLSGAAAGRTLDLTKNLTTIGKPGLQVAVITKRPNGYFITHVEGATYPTLNGTSLGAQAHMLNDHDLIEIAGVKMEFFYKP, translated from the coding sequence ATGGCCAAGCTGATTGTGAGTGTCGACGGGCAAGTGCTCAAGGAGCACGTGCTCAACAAGGAGCGGACGTTGATCGGCCGCAAGCCGCACAACGACATCCAGATCGACAACCTCGCCATCTCCGGCGAGCACGCGGCGATCATCACGATCCTGAACGACTCGTTCATCGAGGACCTGGGCAGCACCAACGGAACCATGGTCAACGGGAAGCCGGTCAAGAAGCACTTCCTCCAGAACAACGACGTCGTCGAGATCGGCAAGCACAAGCTCAAGTACTTCAACGACCAGCCGCAGGCCGCCACCGCCGCGGACTTCGAGAAGACGATGATCATCCGCAACCCGGCCAAGATCGCCCCGGCTCCCGCCCCGGCGCCCGCGCCCCGGGATGCGGCCGGCGATACCTCGACCGGCATGAAGGCCTTCCAGCAGTCGGACGCGACCCGGCCGGTGAACCCCAGCGTCCCGCCTCCGGCCCCGCCGCCTGCCGCGCAGGCCCAGGCGCCCGCGGCCCCCGCCGCGGCCCCCGCGACCCCGCTGCGCGAGGCCGCGATCCAGGTCCTGTCCGGTGCAGCCGCCGGCCGGACCCTGGACCTCACCAAGAACCTCACCACGATCGGCAAGCCGGGCCTCCAGGTGGCCGTGATCACGAAGCGCCCCAACGGGTACTTCATCACCCACGTCGAGGGCGCCACGTACCCCACGCTGAACGGCACCTCGCTCGGCGCCCAGGCCCACATGCTGAACGACCACGACCTGATCGAGATCGCGGGCGTGAAGATGGAGTTCTTCTACAAGCCCTGA
- the aceF gene encoding dihydrolipoyllysine-residue acetyltransferase, whose product MAAIEVKVPDIGDFDEIPVIEVLVKPGDTVKKDDSLVTLESDKATMEVPSPIAGVVKDLKVKVGDKVSEGSLILTLDGAGAAAAPAAAAAPAKPAPAPAPAASAKPAPAPAAKAAAPAAAEAPAAAPSGPAPASPAPVTEARTLQAPPLPPLSQAPGVAAHASPGVRRFARELGVDVARVTGSGPKGRILKEDIQGFVKGALAGGAASAAASSAKGGGLSDLGLPAWPKVDFAKHGPIELKPLSRIQKISGPALARNWIVIPHVTQFDEADITELEAFRSKINEENAKAGIKVTALAFLIKAAVAALKKYPIVNSSLDGDNLVLKSYWNIGFAADTPNGLVVPVVKNADQKGVVEIARETAELAAKAREGKLGPGDMQGGTFSISSLGGIGGTMFTPIVNAPEVAILGVSKSGMKPVWDGKQFAPRLMLPLSLSYDHRVVDGALGARFTAYLAQVIADMRRVVL is encoded by the coding sequence GTGGCAGCCATCGAGGTGAAGGTCCCTGACATCGGCGACTTCGACGAGATTCCCGTCATCGAAGTCCTGGTGAAGCCCGGCGATACGGTCAAGAAGGACGACTCGCTGGTGACGCTCGAGTCGGACAAGGCGACGATGGAAGTGCCGTCGCCCATCGCCGGCGTGGTGAAGGACCTGAAGGTGAAGGTCGGCGACAAGGTGAGCGAGGGCAGCCTCATCCTCACGCTCGATGGCGCCGGCGCTGCCGCGGCACCCGCTGCTGCAGCGGCGCCCGCGAAGCCCGCACCGGCTCCCGCACCCGCGGCGTCCGCGAAGCCCGCTCCGGCCCCTGCAGCCAAGGCCGCGGCTCCGGCCGCAGCCGAAGCCCCGGCCGCCGCACCGTCGGGACCCGCGCCCGCCAGCCCCGCTCCCGTCACCGAGGCCCGCACGCTCCAGGCGCCGCCCCTGCCCCCGCTGTCCCAGGCACCGGGCGTGGCCGCGCATGCAAGCCCCGGCGTCCGGCGCTTCGCGCGCGAGCTGGGCGTGGACGTCGCACGCGTCACGGGAAGCGGACCGAAAGGCCGCATCCTCAAGGAAGACATCCAGGGCTTCGTGAAGGGCGCGCTCGCAGGTGGCGCTGCTTCCGCGGCCGCATCGAGCGCGAAAGGCGGCGGTCTCTCCGACCTCGGCCTGCCCGCGTGGCCCAAGGTCGATTTCGCGAAGCACGGCCCCATCGAGCTGAAGCCGCTCTCGCGCATCCAGAAGATCTCGGGCCCGGCGCTCGCGCGGAACTGGATCGTGATCCCGCACGTCACCCAGTTCGACGAGGCGGACATCACCGAGCTCGAGGCCTTCCGTTCGAAGATCAACGAGGAGAACGCGAAGGCCGGCATCAAGGTCACGGCGCTCGCGTTCTTGATCAAGGCGGCGGTCGCGGCGCTCAAGAAGTACCCGATCGTGAACAGCTCCCTGGACGGCGACAACCTCGTCCTGAAGAGCTACTGGAATATCGGCTTCGCGGCGGACACGCCCAACGGCCTGGTGGTCCCCGTGGTCAAGAACGCGGACCAGAAGGGCGTCGTGGAAATCGCGAGGGAGACGGCCGAGCTCGCCGCCAAGGCGCGCGAGGGGAAGCTGGGCCCCGGCGACATGCAGGGTGGAACGTTCTCCATCTCTTCGCTCGGCGGCATCGGCGGCACGATGTTCACGCCGATCGTGAACGCGCCCGAAGTCGCGATCCTCGGCGTGTCCAAGTCGGGCATGAAGCCGGTGTGGGACGGCAAGCAGTTCGCCCCGCGCCTCATGCTGCCGCTGTCGCTCTCGTACGACCACCGCGTGGTCGATGGCGCCCTGGGCGCGCGCTTCACGGCTTATCTCGCGCAGGTCATCGCCGACATGCGCCGCGTCGTTCTCTAG
- the lpdA gene encoding dihydrolipoyl dehydrogenase: protein MATIEVKVPDLGDFDAIPVIEILVKPGDTVAKEDSLVTLESDKATMEVPSSHSGVVKAIQVKVGDKVSKGTALLTIETSAEASAPAAAPKAAAPAPAPAPAAAAPAAAAPASAAPAPAEPKRSPAELRAELKSTLASLDADLHAEVLVLGSGPGGYTAAFRSADLGKKVVLVERYPVIGGVCLNVGCIPSKALLHAAKVIADAEEMEDLGVTFGHAKIDLDKLRKFKDDVVGKLTKGLASMAKGRKVTVVTGKAAFASPHTLEVQTAEGRKTISFDNCIIAAGSQSAQIPGFPYDDPRLMDSTGALELKDVPKRILIIGGGIIGLEMATVYDALGSKVTVVEFLDRLIPAADPDIVKPLHRRIEKRYEKILLKTKVAKLESTDAGLKATFESADSGTPAPAAEVYDRVLLSVGRRPNGKNIGADKAGVTVNDRGWIPVDNQMRTNVAHIFAIGDIVGEPMLAHKATHEGKLAAEVIAGMSHHVWDARTIPSVAYTDPEVAWMGLSEADAKAQGIEYDKAAFPWAASGRALGMARSEGLTKVLYAKDTKQILGAHIVGVNAGELIAETVLALEMGADAEDIGLTIHPHPTLSETVFFSAEMAEGTITDMMPAKKA, encoded by the coding sequence ATGGCAACCATCGAGGTAAAGGTCCCCGACCTCGGGGATTTCGACGCCATCCCCGTCATCGAGATCCTGGTGAAGCCCGGCGACACGGTCGCCAAGGAGGATTCACTCGTCACGCTCGAGTCCGACAAGGCCACCATGGAGGTGCCGTCGTCGCACAGCGGCGTGGTGAAGGCGATCCAGGTGAAGGTGGGCGACAAGGTCTCGAAGGGCACGGCGCTGCTCACGATCGAGACGAGCGCCGAGGCATCTGCGCCCGCGGCGGCGCCGAAAGCCGCGGCGCCTGCTCCAGCACCCGCACCCGCCGCGGCAGCACCGGCGGCAGCAGCACCCGCCAGCGCGGCGCCCGCTCCTGCCGAGCCCAAGCGTTCCCCGGCGGAACTGCGCGCCGAGCTCAAGTCCACGCTCGCGAGCCTCGATGCCGACCTGCACGCGGAAGTGCTCGTGCTGGGATCAGGCCCCGGCGGCTACACCGCCGCCTTCCGATCCGCGGACCTCGGCAAGAAAGTCGTGCTGGTCGAGCGCTATCCCGTGATCGGCGGCGTGTGCCTGAACGTGGGCTGCATCCCGTCGAAGGCGCTGCTGCACGCGGCGAAGGTCATCGCCGATGCCGAGGAGATGGAGGACCTCGGCGTCACCTTCGGCCACGCGAAGATCGATCTCGACAAGCTCCGCAAGTTCAAGGACGACGTGGTGGGCAAGCTCACCAAGGGCCTCGCCTCGATGGCGAAGGGCCGCAAGGTCACCGTCGTCACCGGCAAGGCGGCGTTCGCCAGCCCGCACACGCTCGAGGTCCAGACGGCGGAGGGCAGGAAGACCATCTCCTTCGACAACTGCATCATCGCCGCCGGCTCGCAGTCGGCGCAGATCCCGGGCTTCCCGTACGACGACCCGCGCCTCATGGACTCCACCGGAGCGCTGGAGCTGAAGGATGTTCCCAAGCGCATCCTCATCATCGGCGGCGGCATCATCGGCCTCGAGATGGCGACGGTCTACGACGCGCTCGGCTCGAAGGTCACGGTGGTGGAGTTCCTCGACCGCCTCATTCCCGCGGCCGACCCGGACATCGTGAAGCCGCTCCACCGACGCATCGAGAAGCGCTACGAGAAGATCCTGCTCAAGACCAAGGTCGCGAAGCTGGAGTCCACCGACGCCGGACTCAAGGCCACGTTCGAGAGCGCGGACAGCGGCACGCCCGCGCCGGCCGCGGAAGTGTATGACCGCGTGCTCCTCTCCGTCGGCCGGCGGCCCAACGGCAAGAACATCGGCGCGGACAAGGCCGGCGTCACCGTGAACGACCGCGGCTGGATCCCCGTGGACAACCAGATGCGCACGAACGTCGCGCACATCTTCGCGATCGGCGACATCGTCGGCGAGCCGATGCTCGCGCACAAGGCCACGCACGAGGGCAAGCTCGCCGCGGAAGTGATCGCGGGCATGAGCCACCACGTGTGGGACGCGCGCACGATCCCCAGCGTCGCGTATACCGATCCGGAAGTGGCCTGGATGGGCCTCTCGGAAGCCGACGCGAAAGCCCAGGGCATCGAGTACGACAAGGCCGCGTTCCCGTGGGCCGCGAGCGGCCGGGCCCTGGGCATGGCGCGCTCGGAAGGCCTCACCAAGGTGCTCTACGCGAAGGACACGAAGCAGATCCTCGGAGCCCACATCGTCGGCGTGAATGCCGGCGAGCTGATCGCGGAGACGGTGCTGGCGCTCGAGATGGGCGCGGACGCCGAGGACATCGGCCTCACGATCCATCCGCATCCGACGCTGTCCGAGACGGTGTTCTTCTCCGCCGAGATGGCGGAAGGCACGATCACGGACATGATGCCGGCCAAGAAGGCGTAG
- a CDS encoding MBL fold metallo-hydrolase, whose product MRIRVLGCSGGIGGSLRTTSLLVDDDVLIDAGTGVGDLALENLAKIDHIFVSHSHLDHVCSIPFLVDSVCWMRGSPIVVYGIAETLDILRTHLFNWKLWPDFTQIPDGDHPFMIYREIKPGETVDLNGRRITAIPANHTVPAVGYFVDSGRASLVYSGDTAPHDALWDVVNGAKNLKYLIIETAFSNKEKDIAIASKHMYPSLLASELEKMRAKPEVFITHLKPGEGALTMKEVNEHAGRWRPRMLENNQEFLL is encoded by the coding sequence ATGAGGATCCGTGTGCTCGGCTGCAGTGGCGGCATCGGCGGAAGCCTTCGCACGACGTCCCTGCTCGTCGATGACGATGTGCTGATCGACGCGGGTACCGGCGTGGGCGATCTCGCGCTCGAGAACCTCGCGAAGATCGACCACATCTTCGTGAGCCACTCGCACCTCGACCACGTCTGCAGCATCCCGTTCCTGGTGGACTCGGTGTGCTGGATGCGGGGCAGCCCGATCGTGGTCTACGGCATCGCCGAGACGCTCGACATCCTGCGCACCCACCTGTTCAACTGGAAGCTCTGGCCGGACTTCACGCAGATACCCGATGGGGACCACCCGTTCATGATCTACCGCGAGATCAAGCCCGGCGAGACGGTCGATCTGAACGGACGGCGCATCACGGCGATCCCGGCCAACCACACCGTTCCCGCGGTCGGCTATTTCGTGGACTCCGGGCGCGCCTCCCTGGTCTACAGCGGCGACACCGCCCCCCACGACGCGCTCTGGGACGTGGTGAACGGCGCCAAGAACCTCAAGTACCTCATCATCGAGACGGCCTTCTCCAACAAGGAGAAGGACATCGCGATCGCCTCCAAGCACATGTACCCCAGCCTGCTCGCCTCGGAGCTGGAGAAGATGCGCGCCAAGCCCGAGGTCTTCATCACGCACTTGAAGCCGGGCGAGGGCGCGCTCACGATGAAGGAAGTGAACGAGCACGCCGGGCGCTGGCGCCCGCGCATGCTCGAGAACAACCAGGAATTCTTGCTCTAG
- the aceE gene encoding pyruvate dehydrogenase (acetyl-transferring), homodimeric type: protein MDRLQDVDPLETREWVDSLDSVIEVEGPDRAHFLLEQLVEKARRSGAYLPYSPNTAYLNTIPPSLEEHSPGDHEIENRLRSMVRWNAVAMVLRAGKKDLDLGGHIASFSSAATLYDVGFNHFWHAPTEEHGGDLIYYQGHSSPGVYARAFLEGRLTEAQLDNYRQEVDGKGISSYPHPWLMKDFWQFPTVSMGLGPLQAIYQARFLHYLHDRGLAKTEGRKVWAFMGDGEMDEPESLGAIGMASRENLDNLVFVVNCNLQRLDGPVRGNGKIIQELEADFRGAGWNVIKVIWGSYWDPLIARDHDNLLLKRMEEAVDGEYQKFKSRDGAYVREHFFGKYPELKARVASMSDEDIWRLNRGGHDPHKVYAAYAAAVKHKGQPTVILAKTVKGYGMGAVGEGKNIAHQQKKMPLEALKQFRDRFNIPIADDKIAELPYFKPAEDSREMKYLRERRAALGGSIPQRRAKSAKLEAPKLEAYKALTDATGEGREVSTTMAFVRILTMLVKDKNLGKNIVPIVPDESRTFGMEGLFRQLGIYSQVGQLYEPEDSDQLMFYKEDKNGQILQEGINEPGAMCSWISAGTAYSHSNVPMIPFYIYYSMFGFQRVGDLAWAAGDSRTRGFLLGGTAGRTTLNGEGLQHEDGHSHIQAGLIPNCRSYDPTFSYELAVIIQDGLRRMVEDQEDVFYYLTVMNENYAHPALPEGAKAGILKGMYKFSDGGEAKGPRVQLMGSGVILREIIAGAELLKKDWGVTSDVWSCPSFNELHRDGIAASRWNMLHPTEKPRVSYVEQCLAPTKGPIIASTDYIRAFADQIREFVPRRFKVLGADGYGRSDSRENLRRFFEVNRFFVVVAALKALAEDGEVPAAKVAEAIKKYGIDANKPEPWTA, encoded by the coding sequence ATGGACCGCCTGCAAGACGTCGACCCGCTGGAAACCCGCGAGTGGGTGGATTCGCTCGACTCCGTCATCGAGGTCGAAGGACCCGACCGCGCGCACTTCCTCCTCGAGCAACTGGTCGAGAAGGCGCGCCGCTCGGGCGCCTATCTGCCCTATAGCCCGAACACCGCCTACCTCAACACGATCCCGCCAAGCCTCGAGGAGCACTCCCCGGGCGACCACGAGATCGAGAACCGCCTGCGCTCGATGGTGCGGTGGAACGCCGTGGCCATGGTGCTGCGCGCCGGCAAGAAGGACCTCGACCTCGGCGGCCACATCGCGAGCTTCTCGTCCGCGGCCACCCTGTACGACGTGGGCTTCAACCATTTCTGGCATGCGCCCACCGAGGAGCACGGCGGCGACCTGATCTATTACCAGGGCCACTCCTCGCCCGGCGTGTATGCGCGCGCCTTCCTCGAGGGCCGGCTCACCGAGGCGCAGCTCGACAACTACCGCCAGGAAGTCGACGGCAAGGGCATCTCGAGCTATCCGCACCCGTGGCTGATGAAGGACTTCTGGCAGTTCCCCACGGTGTCGATGGGCCTGGGCCCGCTGCAGGCGATCTACCAGGCGCGCTTCCTCCACTATCTCCACGACCGCGGGCTCGCCAAGACCGAGGGCCGCAAGGTGTGGGCGTTCATGGGCGACGGCGAGATGGACGAGCCGGAATCGCTCGGCGCGATCGGCATGGCCTCGCGCGAGAACCTCGACAACCTGGTCTTCGTCGTGAACTGCAACCTGCAGCGCCTCGACGGCCCGGTGCGCGGCAACGGCAAGATCATCCAGGAGCTCGAGGCCGATTTCCGCGGCGCGGGCTGGAACGTGATCAAGGTGATCTGGGGCTCGTACTGGGACCCGCTCATCGCGCGCGACCACGACAATCTCCTCCTGAAGCGCATGGAAGAAGCGGTCGACGGCGAGTACCAGAAGTTCAAGAGCCGCGACGGCGCGTATGTCCGCGAGCATTTCTTCGGCAAGTACCCGGAGCTGAAGGCCCGCGTGGCGAGCATGAGCGACGAGGACATCTGGCGCCTGAATCGCGGCGGCCACGATCCGCACAAGGTCTATGCGGCGTATGCCGCGGCGGTGAAGCACAAGGGCCAGCCGACCGTGATCCTCGCCAAGACCGTGAAGGGCTACGGCATGGGCGCCGTGGGCGAGGGCAAGAACATCGCGCACCAGCAGAAGAAGATGCCGCTGGAAGCGCTGAAGCAGTTCCGCGACCGCTTCAACATCCCGATCGCCGACGACAAGATCGCCGAGCTGCCGTACTTCAAGCCCGCCGAGGATTCGCGCGAGATGAAGTACCTGCGCGAGCGCCGCGCCGCGCTGGGCGGCTCCATTCCGCAGCGCCGCGCGAAGAGCGCCAAGCTGGAGGCCCCGAAGCTGGAAGCCTACAAGGCGCTCACCGACGCCACCGGGGAGGGACGCGAAGTCTCGACCACCATGGCCTTCGTGCGCATCCTCACGATGCTCGTGAAGGACAAGAACCTCGGCAAGAACATCGTGCCGATCGTGCCGGACGAATCGCGCACCTTCGGCATGGAAGGCCTCTTCCGCCAGCTCGGCATCTACTCGCAGGTGGGCCAGCTCTACGAGCCGGAGGATTCCGACCAGCTGATGTTCTACAAGGAAGACAAGAACGGGCAGATCCTGCAGGAAGGCATCAACGAGCCGGGCGCGATGTGCTCGTGGATCTCCGCCGGCACGGCGTATTCGCACAGCAACGTGCCGATGATCCCGTTCTACATCTACTACTCGATGTTCGGCTTCCAGCGCGTGGGCGACCTCGCGTGGGCCGCGGGCGACAGCCGCACGCGAGGCTTCCTCCTGGGCGGTACCGCCGGGCGCACGACGCTGAACGGCGAAGGCCTGCAGCACGAGGACGGCCACAGCCACATCCAGGCGGGCCTCATCCCGAACTGCCGCTCCTACGACCCGACGTTCTCCTACGAGCTCGCCGTGATCATCCAGGACGGGCTGCGCCGGATGGTGGAAGACCAGGAAGACGTCTTCTACTACCTCACCGTCATGAACGAGAACTACGCGCACCCCGCGCTGCCCGAAGGGGCGAAGGCCGGCATCCTCAAGGGGATGTACAAGTTCTCCGACGGCGGCGAGGCGAAGGGCCCGCGCGTGCAGCTGATGGGCAGCGGCGTGATCCTGCGCGAGATCATCGCGGGCGCCGAGCTGCTGAAGAAGGACTGGGGCGTCACCTCCGACGTGTGGAGCTGCCCCAGCTTCAACGAGCTGCACCGCGACGGCATCGCGGCGTCGCGCTGGAACATGCTGCATCCCACCGAGAAGCCGCGCGTGTCGTACGTCGAGCAATGCCTGGCGCCCACCAAGGGACCCATCATCGCTTCCACGGACTACATTCGCGCCTTCGCCGACCAGATTCGCGAGTTCGTCCCGCGCCGCTTCAAGGTGCTGGGCGCGGACGGGTACGGCAGGAGCGACTCGCGCGAGAACCTGCGGCGCTTCTTCGAGGTGAATCGCTTCTTCGTCGTCGTGGCCGCGCTGAAGGCGCTGGCCGAGGACGGCGAGGTGCCCGCGGCGAAGGTGGCCGAGGCGATCAAGAAGTACGGAATCGACGCGAACAAGCCCGAGCCCTGGACGGCCTGA
- a CDS encoding GspE/PulE family protein, with translation MSAVLEPKMQPAANVADMSAKLAFSKKIQVVTNRIHSTANIDEIILDVSRDICQLFEADRMTVYTISEDLSSIVSKVKTGLNSFKDIKLPISESSLAGYCALNKRHMNIKDVYDDAELKQFSPNLTFLKAVDQRTGYRSKQMLIAPILGGESGSELMGVLQLINNLSGQPFNALHDEGVAELAKTLAIAFRVRQQMPGSIQSKFEYLVVDNVIAAGELELATRTARRKNKNVEDILVDEFQVKPAAIGAALAKFFSCEYEPHKSDRIKPPDLLKNIKRDYCEGNHWLPLEDSKAGVVIMSTDPERVRNSKMVENVFPRSKVVYKVTTEKDFKLTLDLYFGAEMLGGGSNESIGDLLSSLDDEEDLVASGGVDDVSAAADNELVKLVNKIIVDAYHQGASDIHIEPMPGKGKVGIRFRKDGTLSNYIEVPAAYRSPLVTRLKIMCDLDISEKRKPQDGKIKFKKYGPLDIELRVATIPTAGGVEDIVMRILAAGEPIPLDKLGVLPLNMERLKGCISKPYGLFFVCGPTGSGKTTTLHSVLGHLNNVDTKIWTAEDPVEITQKGLRQCQTNPKAGFTFAVAMKSFLRADPDIIMVGEMRDKETTGMGIEASLTGHLVFATLHTNSAPESIIRLLDMGLDPFNFADALLGILAQRLAKRLCKCKEAYKPSADEVKHFLTEYCDELKNTEEFKKDVNAGYKKVFDRFQADYGFGKADYVLYKPKGCDACSGSGYKGRVGLHELMVGSDAVKKLIQEHARVAQLLTQALADGMLTLKMDGMEKVLQGVTDMFQVRTVCIK, from the coding sequence ATGAGCGCAGTGCTCGAACCGAAGATGCAACCCGCGGCCAACGTGGCCGACATGAGCGCGAAGCTCGCGTTCTCGAAGAAGATCCAGGTCGTCACGAACCGGATCCACTCGACCGCGAACATCGACGAGATCATCCTCGACGTGTCGCGCGACATCTGCCAGCTCTTCGAGGCGGACCGCATGACGGTCTACACGATCAGCGAGGACCTGAGCTCGATCGTCTCCAAGGTGAAGACGGGGTTGAACTCCTTCAAGGACATCAAGCTCCCGATCTCGGAGTCGTCGCTCGCCGGCTACTGCGCGCTGAACAAGCGCCACATGAACATCAAGGACGTCTACGACGACGCCGAGCTGAAGCAGTTCTCGCCCAACCTCACGTTCCTGAAGGCGGTCGACCAGCGCACCGGCTACCGCTCGAAGCAGATGCTGATCGCCCCGATCCTGGGCGGCGAGTCGGGCTCGGAGCTGATGGGCGTTCTCCAGCTCATCAACAACCTCTCCGGCCAGCCGTTCAACGCGCTGCACGACGAGGGCGTGGCCGAGCTCGCGAAGACGCTCGCCATCGCCTTCCGCGTCCGCCAGCAGATGCCGGGCTCGATCCAGTCGAAGTTCGAGTACCTGGTGGTGGACAACGTGATCGCCGCCGGCGAGCTCGAGCTCGCCACCCGCACGGCGCGGCGCAAGAACAAGAACGTCGAGGACATCCTCGTCGACGAGTTCCAGGTGAAGCCCGCGGCCATCGGTGCCGCGCTCGCCAAGTTCTTCAGCTGCGAGTACGAGCCGCACAAATCCGACCGCATCAAGCCGCCGGACCTGCTGAAGAACATCAAGCGCGACTACTGCGAGGGCAACCACTGGCTGCCGCTCGAGGACTCCAAGGCGGGCGTGGTGATCATGTCCACCGACCCCGAGCGAGTGCGCAACTCGAAGATGGTGGAGAACGTCTTCCCGCGCTCCAAGGTGGTCTACAAGGTCACCACCGAGAAGGACTTCAAGCTCACGCTCGACCTCTACTTCGGCGCCGAGATGCTGGGCGGGGGTAGCAACGAGTCGATCGGCGACCTGCTTTCGAGCCTGGACGACGAAGAGGATCTGGTTGCGTCCGGCGGCGTCGATGATGTCTCCGCGGCCGCCGACAACGAGCTGGTGAAGCTCGTGAACAAGATCATCGTGGACGCCTACCACCAGGGCGCCTCGGACATCCACATCGAGCCGATGCCGGGCAAGGGCAAGGTGGGCATCCGCTTCCGCAAGGACGGGACGCTGTCGAACTACATCGAGGTGCCGGCGGCCTACCGCTCGCCGCTGGTCACGCGCCTGAAGATCATGTGCGACCTGGACATCTCCGAGAAGCGCAAGCCCCAGGACGGCAAGATCAAGTTCAAGAAGTACGGCCCGCTCGACATCGAGCTTCGCGTCGCGACCATCCCGACCGCGGGCGGCGTCGAGGATATCGTGATGCGCATCCTCGCCGCGGGCGAGCCCATCCCGCTCGACAAGCTGGGGGTGTTGCCGCTCAACATGGAGCGCCTCAAGGGGTGCATCTCGAAGCCCTATGGCCTCTTCTTCGTCTGTGGCCCGACCGGCTCCGGCAAGACCACCACGCTGCACTCCGTGCTGGGCCACCTGAACAACGTCGACACCAAGATCTGGACGGCTGAAGACCCCGTCGAAATCACGCAGAAGGGCCTGCGCCAGTGCCAAACGAACCCGAAAGCGGGATTCACCTTCGCCGTGGCCATGAAGTCGTTCCTGCGCGCGGATCCGGACATCATCATGGTCGGTGAGATGCGCGACAAGGAAACGACCGGCATGGGCATCGAGGCCTCGCTTACGGGCCACCTGGTGTTCGCCACGCTCCACACGAACTCCGCGCCGGAATCGATCATCCGCCTGCTCGACATGGGCCTGGACCCGTTCAACTTCGCCGACGCGCTGCTGGGCATCCTGGCGCAGCGCCTGGCCAAGCGGCTGTGCAAGTGCAAGGAGGCGTACAAGCCGTCGGCCGATGAGGTGAAGCACTTCCTCACCGAGTACTGCGACGAGCTGAAGAACACCGAGGAGTTCAAGAAGGACGTGAACGCCGGCTACAAGAAGGTGTTCGACCGCTTCCAGGCCGACTACGGCTTCGGCAAGGCCGACTACGTGTTGTACAAGCCGAAGGGCTGCGACGCGTGCAGCGGCAGCGGCTACAAGGGCCGCGTCGGCCTGCACGAGCTGATGGTGGGCTCGGATGCCGTGAAGAAGCTGATCCAGGAGCACGCGCGCGTGGCGCAGCTCCTCACACAGGCGCTCGCCGACGGCATGCTCACGCTGAAGATGGACGGGATGGAAAAGGTGCTGCAGGGGGTGACCGACATGTTCCAGGTCCGGACCGTCTGCATCAAGTGA
- a CDS encoding Stp1/IreP family PP2C-type Ser/Thr phosphatase → MSLPEALLFAALTDPGRVRDHNEDCIESRPEIGLYVLADGMGGYNAGEVASGMATSLIADGLQETWQIKDVDKLGRGEAMGLSEKLTKEQIGRANTAIFTTSQNNPECAGMGTTLVVCLFYDNFVTVAHIGDSRLYRLRGEQMEQVTRDHSLLQEQLDSGLITPEEAKLSQNKNLVTRALGIDPMVEPELHVYETQPDDVYLLCSDGLSDMVDDEEIRLTLITLKSNPSLLVQQLVQAANDNGGRDNISAMLIHVTSPYGVPRGWLARFKAFFR, encoded by the coding sequence TTGAGCCTTCCCGAGGCGCTCCTCTTCGCCGCGCTGACGGATCCGGGGCGAGTGCGCGACCACAACGAGGACTGCATCGAGTCGCGTCCCGAGATCGGCCTGTACGTCCTTGCCGACGGCATGGGCGGCTACAACGCCGGCGAAGTGGCGAGCGGCATGGCGACCTCGCTGATCGCCGACGGCTTGCAGGAAACGTGGCAGATCAAGGACGTGGACAAGCTGGGCCGCGGCGAGGCGATGGGCCTGTCCGAGAAGCTCACGAAAGAGCAGATCGGCCGCGCCAACACCGCGATCTTCACGACTTCGCAGAACAACCCCGAATGCGCGGGGATGGGAACGACGCTCGTCGTATGCCTCTTCTACGACAACTTCGTCACCGTCGCGCACATCGGCGACTCGCGCCTCTACCGGCTGCGGGGCGAGCAGATGGAGCAGGTCACGCGCGACCACTCCCTGCTCCAGGAGCAACTGGATTCCGGCCTCATCACGCCGGAGGAAGCGAAGCTGTCCCAGAACAAGAATTTGGTGACGCGCGCGCTGGGGATCGACCCGATGGTCGAGCCCGAGCTGCACGTCTACGAAACGCAGCCGGACGACGTCTACCTGCTCTGCTCCGATGGACTGAGCGACATGGTGGACGACGAGGAGATCCGCTTGACACTGATCACGCTCAAGAGCAACCCGAGCCTGTTGGTGCAGCAGCTCGTCCAGGCAGCGAACGACAACGGGGGCCGGGACAACATCTCGGCCATGCTGATCCACGTGACCTCGCCCTATGGCGTGCCGCGCGGCTGGCTCGCCCGCTTCAAGGCTTTCTTCCGGTAA